The genomic DNA GCTCCGGGGGAGTGATAGTCCGTAAATCCACCATTGGTTCATGTATGAGAGTGTCTATTCGCTTGCATTGAAAAAAGCATCCATCGACATTTCCAAATCATGACGGATTATTTTCATCATGAGCCCTTTTGGAACGTCCCTCCCACCGTGATCCGGTATTGTTGTTTTTCTTCCATCGATATGCATGAGTCTGATATGCGATCCTTTTTGTCTAACCTTTACGAAACCCAGCCGCTCAACCCGCGCGATGAATTCGCGGAATGTCAGGGTAGGTTGTAATGTCACAATGTGACCTCCAAATCACGGAGGCCAATAAACCTGGTTGACGCTTCGGAAATGTCCGCCATTTCATCCCTGCATGCCTGGATGGCCTCCCGGATGTTTTCCATGGCTTCCTCCATGGTGTATCCATAGCTATGACAACCTTGGAACATGGGACAACTCACGATATAGACACCATTCTTGTCTTGTTCGATTATTACAGGGAAATGTGTACTTCGCGACATGAAGTATTTCTCCTTTATTAGTGAAGGCAACGGTCCAAAGTTTCAACATTTTTCCGTGTTTGGAACATCACCCCGCCGGCCTGCCCTGTACTCAGCTAGGACAGCCCGTGCTCCTGGAGGATGCTCTTCAACCTGTTTTCATCGATGGAAGGCAATTCACTTTTTGAATATATTTTCAGCAGGTACAGATTCTCCTGATGGTCTGTGTAATAATAGATCACCCGGAATCCTGAGCTTTTGCCGCTTCGTGCGGATGTGTTCGCCAGCCTGATCTTGTAAAGGGATGGGCTCAGGCGGATGCCGGCATGCGGATCCCTGCTCAGCACGTCGCAAAGGGTCTTGAGGTCTTGGGGCAGATTTTTGTGTCGCTTGAGCAGCCTTTTGACGTCCCTGGCAAAGCAGGGCAGGCTATTGATCTTCAAGTTCATGGATCAGGTCCTGCAAGGATTGCCCGCATGCATCGCCGTACACCACCGCCTTGAGTTCCTTGGCCGCCTGTTCAAATTCGCTGTAGAACCGTCTTGATTTTTGTTCTTCCAGGTATGCCCGGATGGCCTCGTGGATGATTTCGCTCCGATTCAAGTCATATTCAGCCGACAATTCATCAAGTTCTTGAACAAGATACTCTGGCAACCTCAGTCCTACCTGTTTTTTTCGAAGCAGCTCAATATGTTGCATATGCTCTTTCCATCCAAATGTTGTCGCATTGTTCAACAATTTTATATGCCATTGATTGACAATTCGTCAACCGCAAAACACGTCGCAAAGCACGTCGGAAGCTGGGTTTCCGCGGAGCGGGCGGTTGAAAAAGAAGAGGTTTTAACCGCCCACTCCCTTCGGTCGTTCGAAGTATGGGACTTTTCCCCGGCGGACGGTTGCCGGGGAAAAGGCTCCGTGCCCTGCGGGCATTTTATCCAGCGGTAGCTGGAGGGCAGTTTCTTGGCCGCAATGGTCGGCGGCCGAGAAGGTTTTCCGTCCCTTCTTTTGTCCCCCCTGTCGAGCGAAGCGGGCGGTTGAAAAAAAAGAGGTTTTAACCGCCCACTCCCTTTGGTCGTTCGACATTTGGGACATTTCCCCGGCGGACGGTTGCCGGGGAAAAGGCTCCGTGCCCTGCGGGCATTTTATCCAGCGGTAGCTGGAGGGCAGTTTCTTGGCCGCAATGGTCGGCGGCCGAGAAGATCTTCCGTCCCCTGTTTTGTCCCCCCTGGCGACCCGGCACTCACTTAAATGGAGGGGGATTTCTCTGCTGCCCACATTCTGAACAGTGTGAGTGCCGGGGGGCGGTTGAATAAGAAGAGGTTTTAACCGCCCACTCCCTTCGGTCGTTCGACATGTGGGACATTTCCCCGGCAGCCTGCTCCGCACGTATCCGTTATTCCTGGATAGGTGCACGGGGACGGTTTCCAGGGAAACTGGACAAGCTTTATCCAGCCAATGGTTGGGTGACTTCGCATGGTATTCAAAATTCATTCTCCTGCCTGGGCCATCAATTCCTGGAAAACGGTATCGGAAAGATACATTCCGCTCTTACGCAACCATCGCAATCGCTCCTCCACGGAATGGATGAGCCCTCGCCGTTTTGCAAGTATCAGGAGCGCTCCGGTACCCAATGTCGGAATTCCAAAGACGCGTGCACAACGACGCGCAGCAAGATCATCGACTACAGCCCTATAGCCCTGTTCTCTCAGGGCGAAAGAAAAGACTGCGGACTCTCCCTCTCCCAGGTTCCAGGCTGCGATGGGCAGAGTGATTTCCACACTCCTCCGTTCGATCCATGATGCCTTTGAGAGAAATGTTTTGGCCGCATCGTCGATTTTGCCCGCGACTATCTCCCCATAGACCTGCTCCGGCACGATGACGGAATTGAAAAGGCTCGGCAGCAGATCCGACTGACCGCTTCGAAACAGGACGATCAACGGAGAGCTATTCACCACAACCCGTTCAATCCGCATCATTCAGTTCCGCTTGAAGCTGCTCCGCAGTAATTTGCAATGGTGAAACATGTGCAGCGCAGAGTTCATCAATGAATTCGGCCCTGGACAATCCGGCGATTTCCGCACCCTTGTTTTGGGATATTCGTCCCATTTCGTACCACTTGACAGCAGCGGCGATGCGCATTTGCCGTGAGAATTCCTGGGGGTCGGCATGCAGTGCGGAAAAGACCGTACTCGGAAGTTCCATCGTGATTGTCGTCATGGATACACCTTGGTTTCCGGCAATTTCGTTTGAACAGTTTTCATTGCCTGTCGGCCTCCATCCTGGATACGTGCTTCTGATTACATGTCTCGAGCGCAGCGGGTGTGAGCCCGTTCTTATTTTTGATCTCTCGTCCGTTCGCTTTGCTCACTTGACGCAGAGCAAAGGCAGGAGGGGTATTTTATTGCACCGGGGCGGTGCAATGTATAAAGGTCTCGCCCTTGCAGAGTATTTTTCTTCTCTTCTCTGTGTCTCTAGTTCGCCCGGTCAAAGAGGACAACGAAAATTCGATGCTTTTTCGGGTCACGGGCCGCAGGGTTCTTGATCCGAAAAAGATCCCCGCGCCTCACATCCGCACCTGGTAGGCGAGCACGTCCTCCGCTTCAGCATTCAGGTCATCGGCGCGTTGATTGATGATTTCCAGATCACGGCGTTCGGTTTCCGCCCTGGCCAGGCTTGCCAGAAACAGTCGGGCAGCGTGCTCCAGAAATTCCGAACGGCTCCGAAAATCATGCCCGTAGCGATTGATCAATTCGAGAACCTCAGTAGACAGAGTGATGGATGTCTTTGTTTTCATATTACCGGTTCTTCGACGTTGGACGTGGAATTGGCAATTAGCCTCTGTGGTATTATCTGCGAACCCGAGTGACTGTTTTTCGATGCCATCACCCAGGAGATAGCCACATGAACGCGAATGACCTTCTGACTCTCGGCCTTGGATTAACCGCTCCCTGGCAGGTTGTCGGCCAAAAGCTTGATATCGAGAAGAAGCCATCCGAGCTTCGTCTAGAAGTCGAGGCGGATCGAGGCACTCTTTATCCGTGTCCGCAATGCGAAACGCCTTGTAAGGCCCATGACTTCAAAGAATTTTCCTGGCGTCATCTCAACTTTTTCCAACACCACTGCTTGATCAAAGCAAGAGTTCCACGAGTCAAATGCGCCGAACACGGCATCCACCGGGTCAAGGTGCCCTGGGCTCGCGAAGGTAGCGGGTTTACATTGCTTTTTGAGCAAGCCGTCATGCTTCTGGCCCGCGAGATGCCTGTAAACGCTGTGGCCAATTATGTCGGCGTCACCGACAAGCGCATTTGGCGCGTGGTGACGCATTATGTCTACCAAGCCATGGGCAAGCTGGATCTCAGCGGCTTGTGCGGCATAGGTCTTGACGAGACGGCCACCAAGCGAGGGCATCACTACGTCACCATCTTTGTGGACATGGACCGAGATACCCGCCCCGTTATCTTTGCCACACCCGGCAAAGGTAAGGCGTGTTTCAATGAGTTCGCCAAGCATCTCAAGAAGCATGGTGGTAATCCCGACAACATTATTGAAGTCGTTTGCGACATGTCCCCTGCCTTCCTGTCTGCGGCCGAGAAGACATTCAAGTATGCTTCAGTCACTGTGGACTGGTTCCATGTCGTCCAGATATTTACAAAAGCCCTCGATGAAGTGCGTCGGCTGGAGGCGAAGCAGGTCGAACTGCCCAAAGGGGTTCGCTGGGCGACGCTTAAAGCGCTTGAAGCATCTCGGACCGATGAACAGAACGCTGCCTTGCGAGAGCTGGAGGAACGAGGATTGGCGACAGCCACGGCTTTTCGAGTCAAAGAGTTGCTGCGCTGGGTGCGCCAAGCCGATACCAGGCAGGCGGCTCGCTGGAGAGCCTCTCGGTTCTTCTCCTTTGCCCAGGAATTGATCAGTGATGATGACTTGCTGAAGCCGGTCAAAAAAGCGTTGAATACGTTCCAAGAGCATCTGCCTCGTATCCTGAGGCGATGGGAGTCGTTGCTCTCAAATGCCAGACTGGAGGGACTGAACAGCCTTTTCCAGGCGGCACGTTCCCGAGCCAGGGGGTATCGCAATGAGATGACATTCATCACTGTGATCTACCTGATTGGGGCTCCCATCAAGGAGCTACTTGTTTTATAGCAATTCCACGTCCAACGTCGAAGAACCATATTACCATTATGCTCCTGCGCACTGGCAAATCAAGCTGTCGCCCATGGCAATTCTGTACATACCGGTTATTTCAGGATTTATGCACGAGGGCATTTTTATCCAGCGCCAGTTGGGAGGCTGTTTCGTGGCCGCAATGGTCGGCGGCCCAGATACGCCTCCCCATTTTCTCATCTATACAGACCAGGCCCAGCCCGTGGCTGAGTGCTGCCTGAATGACCGCGGCTTCGCCTATGTCCAATGAGTTTTGCAGGAATGGGGGCAATGTTTGCGGTGAATTCAAGCGTTCGAGCCAGGCGCTTGTCGCATATGCCGACACGCCTGGCGCGTGTGAACCGGCACCAAATATTTCCTTGTCGACTTCATTGGGCACAATGATTCGGTCATAGCAGATGCGCAGGACATCCAGACCGCCTGTTGCCACTGCCAGGGCAATGATCGGAGTGGTATTGATGACCAGTTCCCTGGGGGCATCAGGCATTGCGCAGGTCCGATTCCAGCTCTTCCCGGCTCAGGTCGATCATAGGTACTCCGTATTCACCGAGTTGAAGCAGGAAATGGGCCCGTTCCATGCCCAGCATCCGAGCCGCAATACCTGAGGATATCTTGCCCATTTCATAGAGTTTTGCGGCCATGGCCATTTTGGCCTGCCTGGAGAACTCCTCTGGCGTGCAGTGGACGGCATCAGGCAACTGTTGCGGTATTTCAATGGTGAGAAGCATGCATCAATCTCCCTGCGTTTAGAAATTCGAAAATCGAATCAGCAAACAGGAAAATCCGAAATTCAAAAAAAGAAGAGGTTTTAACCGCCCACTCCCTTTGGTCGTTCGACGCTTGGGACATTTCCCCGGCGGACGGTTGCCGGGGAAAAGACTCCGTGCCCTGCGGGCATTTTTATCCAGCGGTAGCTGGAGGGCTGTTTCATGGCCGCAACGGTCCGCGGCCGAGAAAATCTTTCGTCCCCTCTTTTGTCCCACCTGTCGAGCGAAGCGGGCGGTTGAAAAGGAATGTATTAACCGCCCGTTCACTGCGTTGACTCGACGCTTGGGACATTTCCACGCCCCGTCTGAGGTTTGGAGAAGAGGGGCGTTAGTTGTCGAAGACCTTGTCCAGGGACGGCGCGTCAATGGCCTGATCGAACCAGCGGGTAATCTGCTCCGGAGGGGCATTGGTCACACGCTGAGCCACATCATTCGGCACCGGCCCAAACCGCTTGCTCAGTAAGCGCATAAAGCTTTCTTGCAGAGCTTCCTGCCGACCCTCCTGCCGACCTTCCTGTAGACCTTGCAGCTTCCAATTCTTTGTCCACTCTTCAACACGTTCCGCCAGCATGGCATGTACCTTCTGGAGGTTTTCGATTTCGGGTAAATCCTGACCTTGAAGACGTCTTGGCAACAGTACTCGGCCACCCCAGACGGCAGAGGTCTCTTTACCTGACTGCGATGCTAAGGAAATTAGCATTTCAAGGCAAGAAGATGCGTTCTGAGCAGGAAGGAGGTGGATGGTTGCCGGGGAAACAGCGCCGTGCCCTGCTGGCAGGAATTCCAGCGGTAGCTGGCGGGCAGTGCCGGGCAACGGCTTGATGAACGATCCCTGGTTCAGTCAAAACAGGGGGGGGCTGTCGTCCGTTTTTTCCAGATGGCGGATCCCAGGGCATGGCCGATCAAGGCTCCGGCGACCATGAGCAGCCAGTCGGTGATGTCCGGGTAGCGCGGAGGGATGAAAATCTGGCCGAATTCGATCAGGCCGGCCAGCAGGCAGGCCATGATCCCAAAGAGAACGTAAACCGTTCGACGGGCATGGCCCTGGAAATGACGGCTGACCAGCCCTGAAAACAACAATCCCA from Desulfonatronum thioautotrophicum includes the following:
- a CDS encoding CopG family ribbon-helix-helix protein yields the protein MQHIELLRKKQVGLRLPEYLVQELDELSAEYDLNRSEIIHEAIRAYLEEQKSRRFYSEFEQAAKELKAVVYGDACGQSLQDLIHELEDQ
- a CDS encoding DUF4351 domain-containing protein; this translates as MLAERVEEWTKNWKLQGLQEGRQEGRQEALQESFMRLLSKRFGPVPNDVAQRVTNAPPEQITRWFDQAIDAPSLDKVFDN
- a CDS encoding UPF0175 family protein, whose amino-acid sequence is MTTITMELPSTVFSALHADPQEFSRQMRIAAAVKWYEMGRISQNKGAEIAGLSRAEFIDELCAAHVSPLQITAEQLQAELNDAD
- a CDS encoding UPF0175 family protein gives rise to the protein MLLTIEIPQQLPDAVHCTPEEFSRQAKMAMAAKLYEMGKISSGIAARMLGMERAHFLLQLGEYGVPMIDLSREELESDLRNA
- a CDS encoding type II toxin-antitoxin system HicA family toxin, giving the protein MTLQPTLTFREFIARVERLGFVKVRQKGSHIRLMHIDGRKTTIPDHGGRDVPKGLMMKIIRHDLEMSMDAFFNASE
- a CDS encoding type II toxin-antitoxin system HicB family antitoxin, which encodes MSRSTHFPVIIEQDKNGVYIVSCPMFQGCHSYGYTMEEAMENIREAIQACRDEMADISEASTRFIGLRDLEVTL
- a CDS encoding DUF3368 domain-containing protein gives rise to the protein MMRIERVVVNSSPLIVLFRSGQSDLLPSLFNSVIVPEQVYGEIVAGKIDDAAKTFLSKASWIERRSVEITLPIAAWNLGEGESAVFSFALREQGYRAVVDDLAARRCARVFGIPTLGTGALLILAKRRGLIHSVEERLRWLRKSGMYLSDTVFQELMAQAGE
- a CDS encoding ISL3 family transposase, with protein sequence MNANDLLTLGLGLTAPWQVVGQKLDIEKKPSELRLEVEADRGTLYPCPQCETPCKAHDFKEFSWRHLNFFQHHCLIKARVPRVKCAEHGIHRVKVPWAREGSGFTLLFEQAVMLLAREMPVNAVANYVGVTDKRIWRVVTHYVYQAMGKLDLSGLCGIGLDETATKRGHHYVTIFVDMDRDTRPVIFATPGKGKACFNEFAKHLKKHGGNPDNIIEVVCDMSPAFLSAAEKTFKYASVTVDWFHVVQIFTKALDEVRRLEAKQVELPKGVRWATLKALEASRTDEQNAALRELEERGLATATAFRVKELLRWVRQADTRQAARWRASRFFSFAQELISDDDLLKPVKKALNTFQEHLPRILRRWESLLSNARLEGLNSLFQAARSRARGYRNEMTFITVIYLIGAPIKELLVL